In the Sciurus carolinensis unplaced genomic scaffold, mSciCar1.2, whole genome shotgun sequence genome, one interval contains:
- the LOC124974681 gene encoding deoxyuridine 5'-triphosphate nucleotidohydrolase, mitochondrial-like encodes MPCSEEVTAVSPSKWAQPAEEGGLWLHFVWLSEHTTALTQGSKQAAGYDLYSAYDYIVSPMEKTLVKPDIQIALPSGCYGRISPHSGLAAKHFIDVGAGVIDEDYRGNVGVVLFIFGKEKFEVKKGDQIAQFIFERIFYPDIEEVQVLNDTERGSGGFVSTGQN; translated from the coding sequence ATGCCTTGTTCTGAAGAAGTAACTGCCGTCTCCCCCAGCAAGTGGGCCCAGCCCGCAGAGGAGGGCGGCTTGTGGCTCCACTTTGTATGGCTCTCGGAGCACACCACAGCCCTGACTCAAGGGTCCAAGCAGGCTGCGGGCTATGACCTGTACAGTGCCTATGATTATATAGTATCACCTATGGAGAAAACCCTTGTGAAACCAGACATTCAGATAGCTCTTCCTTCTGGGTGCTATGGAAGAATATCTCCACATTCTGGTTTGGCTGCAAAACACTTCATAGATGTAGGAGCTGGTGTCATAGATGAAGATTATAGAGGAAATGTTGGTGTTGTGCtatttatttttggcaaagaaaagTTTGAAGTAAAAAAGGGTGATCAAATAGCACAGTTCATTTTTGAACGGATTTTTTATCCAGATATAGAAGAAGTTCAAGTGTTGAATGACACTGAAAGGGGTTCAGGAGGTTTTGTTTCTACTGGACAGAATTAA